From Aegilops tauschii subsp. strangulata cultivar AL8/78 chromosome 5, Aet v6.0, whole genome shotgun sequence:
CAGTACTTCGGCAAATCATTGCCCTCGGTCCCACTTCTATAGCTATATGTTCATGCGCACAACTTCCACCACTCCAGCCAATCTCAGTCATGTTTCCTGTCGTCTTCGGCACTCTCTTTACTTGTCTCGTGCCTCTTTCTGCTCCACCACGGTTGCATCATCGATCGACCACTTTGCCGAGGCATATCACTTTGCATCACTCTTACTTGAACACATTGTATAGTTGCCGAGTTTTTCTTATCTCCAAATACCATGCACTAGGACATCAATATGATCATAATGTTGCAGTATAGCTAGAAAGACAAAAGAAGAGCCAAAAACAACTTTCCGCTGATTGAGTTGTGCCACGTTACCGAAAAAGCTCACGCCccactttatatataaagcaaattGTGACACGTTCAAAACAAGATTTCCGCGACCAAGGCCAAGGTTAAATCAATCTCGCGTGAAGTTGAACAAGAAAATTAGCACTCATTTGGCTAACAACAAGGACCACAAACAACATTCCAATTTAAAGAACATATTGACTTTTGTCTTGTTCCCAGGAGAAGCACAAATTGGCTTCTAGCcacaatatattaaaaaaatggtGCGTGGGAGGAGGGTCGGGGGGATGTTACAAAAGTTGCAATCCACATGAAAATGACAGCGGCATGACAAAGCAAAATAAAAGAGATACGTTAGCTGCTCATATATTATCTGCAACGGATAAATAAATCCTATGCACAACCGGCACACAGTAATAGAACGACTCAATTACAAGCAAAAAAGGTTCTTACGTGCGAGTACTAATTACCTTAACAAGTTGTACAACTTGAACCCGAAAGAAATAttcttgaacttaatcattttaCACGTTTGTACCACTAGCACCTAGTTGGCTAGCTACTAGGTACATGTGTCCCGATTAGTACGACCTGACCTCTTCTCGGACAATGAAGATAATGGAGTTTTTAGGTAGGTTGTTCTTGCCACGAGATCAAATGACGAAGTTCCTCCACATCAGCATAGGTAATCTCGATCAGAAGAAACAACAGGCCGCCCACGATGATATCTGACTACCTCAACGCGCGCACATGTGCTTCGAATTTGACCAGTGTAATTCGTGGAGATATATTTTCTCTATGAAACTTTCCAAGCTTAGTTATACCTCAGAGAAGCAATCGATCTTGTGCAGGCAGTATAAATACACAACGTACGCATGGTGGCAGTCTATCTCATCGTTACAGATACATCTTCCTTGATTAGTTTTGTAAGGCTTAATCAGCGATGGAGTACTCGCCGAAGCTAGCAGTAGTGGTGCTCTTAGCTCTCGCGTCCGCCATGGCGGTCACGGCCCAGAACTCGGAGCAGGACTTCGTGGACGCCCACAACGCGGCGCGCGCCGATGTGGGCCTTGGGGAGGTGACATGGGACGCTACGGTGGCAGCCTTCGCGCAGGACTACGCGAATCAGCGCCGCGGCGACTGCCAGCTGATCCATACTCCTGATGGCCGGCCGTACGGGGAGAACCTCtacggaggcggcggcggcgggaccgAGTGGACGGCGACGGACGCCGTGAATTCGTGGGTGTCGGAGAAGCAGTACTACGACCACGACAGCAACACCTGCTCGGCGCCGGAGGGTGAGTCTTGCGGGCACTACACGCAGGTGGTGTGGCACGACTCGACGGCCATCGGTTGCGCCCGCGTCGTCTGCGACAGCGGCGACGGTGTGTTCATCATCTGCAGCTACAACCCGCCAGGCAACTTCCCCGGGGTGAGCCCGTACTAGGCTATATGCATCATGCATGCACGCATGCGAGCGTGCATGTACGTACGTAGCAGCGTATTGCATAAATAAAATGATTAAGCTGAGATAACCACAGTGTGATCAGATGTGATGTATAGTTAACCAGCCGGCCGGATTTGACGCCATATATTGTTTAGACCGGCTGTATATATGTACTGTTATGATTCAGGTAATAAGCTGTGTTATTGTACGAGCAGTGTTTATGGATGAATATATGGTTCTACTATTATACTGAGTATGGTATTTGTGCCTTGCTGTGGAAAAAAAACCACCATACATAGAAACCACTAATCAAAGTGTCTTTCTTCCATTTTATCATCTCGCACTTGTTCTCTTTATTCTTCATTTTCTTTTTTGATCCCAACTCGTACACACAAACGGAGTAGATCTCGAGAAGGCATGCTAGGTCTCGTTCCTGAGACTCTCGCTCCCTCCTCCGCGCCACAGGCCACTCTGGCCGTGACGGTCACCCACTCTGCCATTATGGCTCACCCATCCCCTCCCAGGTTTCACTCCGGATCCAGCTCCGGCCACGGTCCCGTGCAAGCTCGCTCTCGACCAGTGGTCCATCGTAGGTTCCAGACTCCCTTTCGGCCCCGCCCGTGAATGCAGTAGATTTGACCTCGACGCCACGAATCCTGCCGCGGGGAGAGTCATCCCACGCCATGCATGCCTGTGATACTCCGGATCTCGGCATTGTGATTGAGCGGCGGTACCTAAATCCATCGTGGTCATCCCCTCCGCTCTTGTCAACATTTCCTCTTCAGACGAGGATGGAGGATGGACGAATCTCTAATCCTGAAGGAACATACGGACAAGCAAGGAGCCATCAATAATTAGCGCGCATGTACAGCTACACCACTCGGACCGACGCCGGGACATCAATGGTGCGCCGGGCCATGAGGCCTTCTTAAGCTGCCTCAAAGGCCGAGATCCTCTCGGCTGCGTCATTTGCAAGCTGCCAGGGCATTTCGGTAGAGGGTACCCTAAAAGTCCATGAAACGGCGGACCATGAGGGGCTGCCCGTGCGAGGCTATGTCCGGTACCGACCAGGGCGCCAGTTCAAGATCAGGTTCAAACCGCCGGGCAATTACCCCTTCATCCACCAAAAGAGATAAAATGCGAATGAACTTCACTATTTGTTTCAGAAGATAACTTACCAGTGTTGTTGTTAATTACAAATGATTGTGAAGGTGTATGGTAGGAAGCCAATAACACTTAGTGTGGAATATTTTTAGAATATAAAGTACATAATTTTTGTATTGGAAATGCCGGCTTGTCTCTAGTATGATATAAATTGCAATCTTATAAATAATGTTGTTTAGTGCAATTGTTGCTCAATATAACATCTCAAAATATCTTCGAAAGAGTTCAATCAATTCTTGCGAGTTAACCCGCCGACAATGATTTATGGCTATTTGATACTCCGGGTGCATATGTGCAGAAAATAAATCACATTGGTTGCAGGTTATGATGCTAATACTGGACAAGGAAGCACTGGTGCAGCAACTGTAATCTGGAGGGGTCTATCATATTGCCCGTGTCTTCTCTCACATGTTGTGACTCGAGGCTGAAGAAACCGAAATTATTGCCTGACTTAAGGACTAAAAGCACTGACGACAGTTGTAATCCATCCCATCATTCAGATTGTTTGGCTGCTGTGTCTACTTTGAAGAATGCAGTCTACAATAGACCTCGACTTCACAATAGTGATGTGGAAACTTGGGGCTGAATTTGTGAAGATTGCCAGCATGATTCTTATCAATTTGGTAAATTTTAAAACCATATAACAAAAAAAATTCTCAAACATGTTGTGTCTGGTTTTTGTCGCTAGCTTTTAAACAGTAGAAAAGATACTCTTGGTATAGATTGGCAAGTGTTTGAACTGAACTAGAAAAGAAAATATATTTTGCATATACTCCATGGGTAAGTCATGCAGGTTGCTCTCTGGCAATTAGAAATGCAGCTAATGGTTCGGTTATTCTTGACACTTTGGGTCTATATAATTTAGGTTTCTTTCTATTTGGTCAATATTAATTATTATTCAGTTTTATATATCCAAGTAGAGATTACATGCCCTCACGTTTGGACTGATCAGGGCAATGATTAAGTTCCGTCTAAACAACTAAATTGATTTTAGAGGCTATAAGTATAACCAGCAAGGTGACCCACGCATCTGCGCGGCTAGATTTCCTATGAGTTTTTCATACCTATATTTGCATGAGATGTTGAGCTTGCCATGCAAAATTATGGAAAAAATTATAGTCAAATACACAATATGGAAAATGATTTGTCATCGTTCTATTTTCAGTAAAGTCATCTGCAGACATGGAAAATGTTTTTAATTTAACTACTAACATGTGCTGTTGTTTATTTTGTATATCAtacaaaataaaaaatattatAGTCAATACATATATCATGAGGAAAGACATATCTGTTGTTTTATTGTGTATATTAAGTTGTTTGTAAAATATTTTGTATGTGACAACAAAAACCATAGCACTGAGTCATGCCAATCTACATAGATTATGTTTGGATTCCTTTTGTATTTCCCCTTTTCATGTTCATCTATTCAATTGGGTATCGCTCTTCTATCCCCAATAGAAAACCTTTCCAACCAAGTGAAATATAAATAAAAGTTCATATGTATTCATCAAAAATTTCTAAAACAGGCTCACCATGAAATTATGGTCGTATAGTTCCATTTGACCTAGGAACTAAATAATACACCTTCCCTCGAAAAACAACTTAATAATACACCTAGGCGGTAGTGCTTTGTTTAAAATATTCGGGTGTTTTTTCTATTTTAATACTGGCATGCGTACAACCCTTTTGAAAGTAGGAATATAATTCCTCTCTAAAAAAGGGATAGTGTGTGTAAAATGTACGTCTTCTCGCTGTTAATTCTTCCTTTCTTTGTCATCCATATCCAACCTATTTATATAATGATGTTGTGTGGTATGAATTATAAAAGGACGGACAACATAGAGTATTATTTATTTCACAAGGATGGTTTTATCAACCGGCTAACCATGCCTTTTTGATAGGTTTTTAGATAGCTTATATTGCTCGTGCCGGTAACTCGCTCACCTTCTTTACTCTTTCTTTGAGAGCCGATTGATTTGTCATGTGCGAACTTGGCAATGGCTTATGTGGGGTAGAGGTGTACACACTAATCAAATAGGCCACAACCTATAGAAGTATGGAGTTCTCACCTCTTCAGATTTTAGTTTCTTTTGCTCGCACAATAGCTATGGGGCTTTTCTTTTTGCGGGGCTTCTAGCTGTGGCACATGTTGTGGCGGCGTGCTGAATCTCTCTCCTGTTGGCGGTACTATGCTGGATTTTACCCGTGCCAAGGGCGCGCTAGGCTGCCAACAACACGTGGAGGGATGCACATGCTCGCGAGGCTGCCCTTTGTTGCTGTGTTTTTTTTCCAGGGATGTTGCCATGTTTCTTGTCTCATCCGGCTGTTAGGTAACAGTATCTTCCTAATCTAATCAAGGCTCTTCAACTCTATTGGCCAGAAAGTTTTAAACTACAACGTGAAGATTTCCAGGTTTTCTTTTAATTCAAACCATTCTTTTCTATCGTTAAATCTTACCTATTTTCCATTTTAATAAAATAAGGGTGTGGCTAGATCTCAGTCGATTGAGATTTAACAAAGTCTCAATCAAGTGAGAGAACATACAAAAGGAAGAAagaaaaatatttatttttttaCACGGATATTCAAGTAATATCTAAGCAATATAGCATCGACTGAGACTTTGTTACGTTTTAGTTGATGTAGATTAAGCAACCCCGATAAAATAATGTATAGAATTTTTTCATGTAGCTTCCTTCTCTTTTTATTTTGAATTTCTTATATATAAAATAGCCTAATACTTGTCCACCTAATAAAACATTAAAGTGATAATTTCCTTGCAGATCCTGATATCAAATTtcatatttaaaatattttattgtGTGTCTACCTAATAACAAATTTGCTATATATAATAATTTAAGAAAAATCCGATGCATATACATAATTGTACATTATAATCGCGACAATCAACCGCAGAGCCAAATAATTTGCCAACATGGATCAACCTGGTAGAACCTCCGAGGTTCTTACATCCATTTAATTTTTGGTAAACTGAACCCGTTCATCCCTCTACACTTGTTGTAGTTTTTTTTAAAGAAGGATAACCCCCGGCCTCTGTATCAGGCTACACTTGTTGTAGATGTTGATGCTTGTGTATTGCACTTTAAAAAGATGTTCATTTAGTTATCTAACGTATGTAGTTTTGGTCCATTGAACCCGTTCGACCCTCTACACTTGTTGTAGTTTTTTTCTTTTAAAGAAGGATAACTCCCGGTCTCTGTCTACACTTGTTGTAGATGTCGATGCTTGTGTATTGCATTTTAAAAAGATGTTCATTCAGTTATCTAACGTATATAACTAAATCTTACGCTTAAAAATGGTTGACGCTCCCCTTAAAAAAATTGGTTGACATGGATTAGTTTTGCTTTTAGTATATAATATATTTCCACACTTCCTTGAGCGGGTATCAATCATGACATTTGTAAGAGGTTTTCTAGCTTTGCTTGACTTTCTTATTACATCGATGTAGTCCGGCCGTGTTTCTTGTTCACCCATGCATTTTTGTAGTGTCGTGGTCATACAATAACACGTCCTCaagtactctatcgcaaacacacacacacacacacacacacacacacacacacacacacacacacacacacatcatcatcatcatgtattaaaaaaagaACTACTAATTGGACTTCAACTGAAATCCGCATGTGCTTTCATGGAATAGGTTGAGCTATGGACTCCTTGCATATATGGACTCGTTTTGCTTCATCGCAAAAAACATATGGATTCCTTTTGCTTAGACGCTGGCCTTGCCTACATAGACGTATATGTGGACTCTGTTTGCCTATCGCTGGCGAAGGTTGGGCAGCGTATGGACTCTGGACTCCTTTTGCTTATGTGCCTCCAAAGAcgtatgtgtgtactctgtttgcATATCGCTTGGCGTTGCCACGTTGAGGTCAACtaatcttttttttctttttgcgagAAGAGCTTAACTAATCTCTGCCGTTGATTTGTCATCACTCTATTATTTAAAATCTTCACCGTTCGTTTTCTATCGTTATAACAATATAATAGATAGACAGATAGATGCCTGGGAGTTAGGTGACCACTTCTGTCCAAAATAGTGAAAGTTTGTGATGGTGCTCCAATAGTACACGGCCACCATTTTGAGGCCCTTGACAGAAAATTGAGAGATATACTTTCAATGAACGGCAGCAACAAATATACTCTCCCTTTTGATATTCTACAATAGAAGAAAACTTCTATGCTACATTGATTTGATCTCTCACACCAAAACAACAGTCGGACAAATCACAGCTAAACCGACGATGGGCAATTTCACAAGCACGGCAGGCCGCCGCGGCTTCGCACGGCTAGTATAGTTTAGACCGGCGATGGATATGTATTGCTATGATTCAAGTAAGTTGTGTTATTGTACAAGCAGTGTTTATGGATGTATATATAGTTCTACTCTTATGTTGATTATGGGATTTGTGGCCTTGCTATGGAAAAAAATCAGCACATATAGAAACCACTAATGAAAGTttatttctttcatttttttcatCTCTAACACTTGTTCTCTATGTTGTGCATTCTCTTTATTCGGATACAACTCGTACAGACAAAATTCATGTTGCCATTCACCACAAGGAAAACTGCATACGCTGAGTGGTCGGTTGTATGTCGAGTGTTATTACATGGGGTGCTCAGCATAAAACCCAATTTGCCGAGCGAAAACTGGAAACACTCAGCATAATATTACCGACCTTCCTTCCTCTTCTTGCCGGTCAGCTCTTTCTCTCGCTCTACTGACAACATCACACGATGCACCACTCTGTCATAATGCACACACACTCTGTATCCCACTACTTCGGCAAATCATTGCCCTGGGTCCCACTTCTATAGCTATATGTTCATGCGCACAACTTCCACCACTCCAGCCAATCTCAGTCATGTTTCATGTCGTCTTCGACACTCTCTTTACTTGTCTCGTGCCTCTTTCTGCTCAACCACGGTTGCATCATCGATCGACCACTTTGCCGAGGCATATCACTTTGCATCACTCCTACTTGCACACATTGTATAGTTGCCGAGTTTTTCTTATCTCCAAATACCATGCACTAGGACATCAATATGATCATAATGTTGCAGTATAGCTAGAAAGACAAAAGAAGAGCCAAGAACAACTTTCCGCTGATTGAGTTGTGCCACGTTATCGAAAAAGCTCGCGCCccactttatatataaagcaagtTGTGACACGTTCAAAACAAGATTTCCGCGACCAAGGCCAAGGTTAAATCAATCTCGCGTGAAGTTGAACAAGAAAATTAGCACTCATTTGGCTAACAACAAGGACCACAAACAACATTCCAATTTAAAAAATTAATTGACTTTTGTCTTGTTCCCGGGAGAAGCACAAATTGGCTTCTAGCCACAATACATAATAAAAAATGGTACATGGGAGGGGGGTAGGGGGGATGTTACCAAAGTTGCAATCCACATGAAAATGACAGAGGCATGACAAAGCAAAATAAAAAAGATATGTTAGCTGCTCGTATATTATCGCCAACGGAAAAATAAATCCTATGTACCAACCGGCACACAGTATTAGAACGACTCAATTACAAGCAAAAAAAGGTTCTTATGTGCGAGTACCAATTGACTTAACAAGTTGTACAACTTGAACCCGTAAGAAATATTCTTCAACTTAATCATTTTACACGTTTAGGTACCACTAGCACCTAGTTGGCTAGCTACTAGGTACGTGTGTCCCAACTAGTACGACCTGACCTCTTCTCGGCCAATGAAAATGGTAGAGTTATTAGGTAGGTTCGTGCCACGAGATCAAATGACGAAGTTCCTCCACATCGGCAGAGGTAATCTCGATCAGAAGAAATAACAGGCCGCCCACGATGATATATGACTACCTCAACGCGCGCACATGTGCTTCGAATTTGACCAGTGTAATTCGTCGAGATATATTTTTTCTATGAAACTTTCCAAGCTTAGTTATACCTCAGAGAAGCAATCGATCTTGTGCAGGCAGTATAAATACACAACGTACGCATGGTGGCAGTCTATCTCATCGTTACAGATACATCTTCCTTGATTAGTTTTGTATAAGGCTTAATCAGCGATGGAGTACTCGACGAAGCTAGTGGTGCTGCTCGTAGCTCTCGCGTCCGCCATGGCGGTCACGGCCCAGAACTCGGAGCAGGACTTCGTGGACGCCCACAACGCGGCGCGCGCCGACGTGGGCCTTGGGGAGGTGACATGGGACGCTACGGTGGCAGCCTTCGCGCAGGACTACGCGGATCAGCGCCGCGGCGACTGCCAGCTGATCCATACTCCTGATGGCCGGCCGTACGGGGAGAACCTCtacggaggcggcggcggcgggaccgAGTGGACGGCGACGGACGCCGTGAATTCGTGGGTGTCGGAGAAGCAGTACTACGACCACGACAGCAACACCTGCTCGGCGCCAGAGGGCGAGTCGTGCGGGCACTACACGCAGGTGGTGTGGCGCGACTCGACGGCCATCGGTTGCGCCCGCGTCGTCTGCGACAGCGGCGACGGTGTGTTCATCATCTGCAGCTACAACCCGCCAGGCAACTTCCCCGGGGTGAGCCCGTACTAGGCTATATGCATcatgcatgcacgcatgcatgcgggCGTGCATGTACGTACGGCGTATTGCATAAATAAAATGATTAAGCTGGGATGACCAAAGTGTGTGTGATCAGATGTGATATATAATTAAACAGCCGGCCGGATTTGACGCCATATATTGTTTA
This genomic window contains:
- the LOC109772549 gene encoding pathogenesis-related protein 1-like; its protein translation is MEYSPKLAVVVLLALASAMAVTAQNSEQDFVDAHNAARADVGLGEVTWDATVAAFAQDYANQRRGDCQLIHTPDGRPYGENLYGGGGGGTEWTATDAVNSWVSEKQYYDHDSNTCSAPEGESCGHYTQVVWHDSTAIGCARVVCDSGDGVFIICSYNPPGNFPGVSPY
- the LOC141022173 gene encoding pathogenesis-related protein PRB1-3-like, translating into MEYSTKLVVLLVALASAMAVTAQNSEQDFVDAHNAARADVGLGEVTWDATVAAFAQDYADQRRGDCQLIHTPDGRPYGENLYGGGGGGTEWTATDAVNSWVSEKQYYDHDSNTCSAPEGESCGHYTQVVWRDSTAIGCARVVCDSGDGVFIICSYNPPGNFPGVSPY